In Necator americanus strain Aroian chromosome IV, whole genome shotgun sequence, the following proteins share a genomic window:
- a CDS encoding hypothetical protein (NECATOR_CHRIV.G13485.T1), whose translation MAPVSLTFPDSAPGFLRIRKTLSYCEALQAGYGSKITSTSPTKLEDILDMVGEEAKRLEMMLGSALSVDFIGLVPLLFVVVQIFYYRRNFTPFRYLILSKLIADGLELLIVMMILVPSELIIGEWVPQRYRPAIGYFAIGLQYSSILTSVGMTANRLLAVLYPLKYNTWFTKSTTVTMVIISWLLGFIVRVDYVYCEFTLSPLSVCET comes from the exons ATGGCTCCTGTATCCCTGACTTTCCCTGACTCCGCACCAGGCTTCCTTCGGATTCGGAAGACTCTTTCATATTGTGAGGCCTTGCAAG ctggatacggctcaaagATCACATCAACGTCGCCCACGAAACTGGAGGACATCTTGGATATGGTTGGCGAAGAAGCGAAACGGCTGGAAATGATGCTCGGATCCGCACTTTCA GTAGACTTCATTGGTCTTGTTCCACTGCTATTTGTGgttgttcaaattttttacTATCGTCGAAACTTTACACCGTTTCGATATTTGATACTATCAAAGCTTATAGCTGATGGACTGGAGCTGTTAATTGTAATGATGATACTGGTTCCATCCGAACTGATAAT TGGTGAGTGGGTTCCGCAACGTTATCGACCTGCAATTGGCTATTTTGCCATAGGACTGCAATATTCAAGTATCCTTACATCAGTTGGAATGACGGCCAATCGTTTGCTCGCTGTCTTATATCCATTAAAATATAACACTTGGTTTACGAAGAGCACAACTGTGACAATGGTTATCATTTCTTGGCTTTTGGGATTCATAGTGAGAGTAGATTATGTGTACTGTGAGTTCACATTATCACCATTATCTGTTTGCGAGACGTGA
- a CDS encoding hypothetical protein (NECATOR_CHRIV.G13487.T3), producing the protein MTSAALGFGDKVCTEHVMRFNDNRWTRAVSFIGLVPLLLVVLQILRYRRNFTPFRYLILSKLIADGLELFIVMMLLVSSELIFAPEVFFSRF; encoded by the exons ATGACAAGCGCAGCACTAGGTTTCGGAGACAAGGTTTGTACTgaacacgtgatgcgctttaacgacaaccgttggaccagagcc GTAAGCTTCATTGGTCTTGTTCCACTGCTACTTGTAGTTCTTCAAATTCTCCGCTATCGTCGAAACTTCACACCATTTCGATATTTAATACTATCAAAGCTCATAGCTGACGGACTAGAGTTGTTTATTGTTATGATGCTACTGGTTTCGTCCGAATTGATATT CGCACcagaagttttcttctcgagattttag
- a CDS encoding hypothetical protein (NECATOR_CHRIV.G13487.T1), whose amino-acid sequence MTSAALGFGDKVSFIGLVPLLLVVLQILRYRRNFTPFRYLILSKLIADGLELFIVMMLLVSSELIFGEWVPLRYRPAVGYVAVGLQYSSFHTSIAMTANRLLAVLYPLKYNAWFTVPTTITMIIICWLSGWIIRLDYMLWDCHFMFVPQSRQFIYTGCTGIFPFIYNVIFAVLTTTLDIFSLSRVKHINEGGVDTRGSKHEKPWFLQRTRSFLLEILEFLLGNARKCRTEAMQILLLFVIGCIVEETGAAKVEAVGISPTMIGRRGEPTISRGIQRFWTSVALRSFSVHENCECPAEKRTDTLSSPFKRSSSTPFEKYGRKLLDVQKR is encoded by the exons ATGACAAGCGCAGCACTAGGTTTCGGAGACAAG GTAAGCTTCATTGGTCTTGTTCCACTGCTACTTGTAGTTCTTCAAATTCTCCGCTATCGTCGAAACTTCACACCATTTCGATATTTAATACTATCAAAGCTCATAGCTGACGGACTAGAGTTGTTTATTGTTATGATGCTACTGGTTTCGTCCGAATTGATATT TGGTGAGTGGGTTCCGCTACGTTATCGACCTGCAGTTGGTTATGTTGCCGTAGGACTGCAATATTCAAGTTTCCACACATCGATTGCAATGACGGCAAATCGTTTGCTTGCTGTCTTATATCCACTAAAATATAACGCTTGGTTCACGGTGCCCACGACTATAACAATGATAATCATTTGTTGGTTGTCGGGATGGATAATCAGGCTGGATTATATGCTGT GGGATTGCCATTTTATGTTTGTCCCTCAATCCAGACAGTTCATCTACACAGGTTGCACAGGAATATTTCCGTTTATATATAATGTTATTTTTGCTGTGCTAACTACAACACTGGACATCTTTTCTTTATCCCGAGTAAAACACATTAATGAG GGAGGCGTAGACACCAGAGGATCAAAACACGAAAAGCCTTGGTTTCTTCAG CGCACcagaagttttcttctcgagattttagaatttttgctAGGAAATGCTAGAAAATGTAGAACAGAAGCGATGCAGATACTTTTACTATTTGTGATAGGTTGCATCGTTGAGGAAACAGGTGCAGCTAAAG TTGAAGCAGTTGGAATCTCCCCAACAATGATTGGACGTCGAGGCGAGCCCACAATCTCCCGCGGAATTCAAAGATTTTGGACATCAGTAGCACTGAGAAGCTTCAGTGTGCACGAGAACTGCGAATGCCCTGCTGAAAAAAGGACTG ATACACTATCATCGCCCTTCAAAAGGAGTTCCAGCACCCCATTcgaaaaatatggaagaaaactGTTGGACGTTCAAAAACGATAG
- a CDS encoding hypothetical protein (NECATOR_CHRIV.G13487.T2) codes for MIGRRGEPTISRGIQRFWTSVALRSFSVHENCECPAEKRTDTLSSPFKRSSSTPFEKYGRKLLDVQKR; via the exons ATGATTGGACGTCGAGGCGAGCCCACAATCTCCCGCGGAATTCAAAGATTTTGGACATCAGTAGCACTGAGAAGCTTCAGTGTGCACGAGAACTGCGAATGCCCTGCTGAAAAAAGGACTG ATACACTATCATCGCCCTTCAAAAGGAGTTCCAGCACCCCATTcgaaaaatatggaagaaaactGTTGGACGTTCAAAAACGATAG